From the Toxotes jaculatrix isolate fToxJac2 chromosome 15, fToxJac2.pri, whole genome shotgun sequence genome, one window contains:
- the adat3 gene encoding probable inactive tRNA-specific adenosine deaminase-like protein 3, with translation MEPQTKRWKGSDCDADSWVAYPVLSDEQSQDVELIEAFAAPIVNKKETSRLVRELNGLYPLSGLQHIKRVRACKEKGSPHPLEVLVCLVSEAPDMKEVSIDSLLPSDGVRRDGLGEPFVVKVPARPPLTRPQFELASKHWPTSFHEDKQVTVALRGELFSPPEKATMHMYMMSALTAAKAGKQMGMEAVGAVVVNPATQRIIAVGHDCRVDHPLHHAVMVCIDLVAQSQGGGCYSFDRRPACRFTSPTSDTFHNVSDAEVSSQSYICTGYDLYVTREPCVMCAMALVHSRIGRVFYGAASADGALGTKFKIHSQKDLNHRFEVYKGVLRKQCEDLNGLDDHIRKQSLEEHR, from the coding sequence ATGGAGCCACAGACGAAACGCTGGAAAGGGTCAGACTGTGATGCTGACTCCTGGGTCGCTTATCCTGTCCTGTCAGATGAGCAGTCACAAGACGTCGAACTGATAGAGGCGTTTGCTGCACCCATTGTCAACAAGAAAGAGACATCTCGACTTGTCAGGGAGCTGAACGGCCTCTACCCTTTGAGTGGCCTTCAGCACATCAAGAGGGTGCGGGCGTGCAAGGAGAAGGGCAGCCCTCACCCTCTGGAAGTCCTCGTGTGCCTGGTTAGTGAAGCACCAGACATGAAGGAGGTCAGCATCGactctctgctgccctcagatGGAGTGAGACGTGATGGACTAGGTGAGCCTTTTGTGGTCAAGGTCCCTGCACGGCCCCCCTTGACCCGACCTCAGTTTGAACTGGCAAGCAAACACTGGCCCACTTCCTTTCACGAGGACAAACAGGTGACAGTCGCTCTGAGAGGCGAGCTGTTCAGTCCACCTGAGAAAGCTacaatgcacatgtacatgaTGTCTGCTCTCACCGCTGCCAAAGCTGGAAAGCAGATGGGGATGGAGGCAGTTGGGGCTGTAGTGGTTAACCCAGCAACACAGAGAATCATTGCAGTGGGCCACGACTGCAGAGTCGACCATCCCCTTCATCATGCAGTCATGGTCTGCATCGACCTTGTGGCTCAGAGCCAGGGCGGCGGATGTTATTCTTTTGACAGACGCCCTGCGTGCCGATTTACATCTCCAACCTCAGATACATTTCATAATGTGTCGGACGCAGAGGTGAGCTCTCAGTCATACATATGCACGGGGTATGACCTTTATGTGACCCGGGAACCCTGTGTCATGTGTGCCATGGCGCTAGTCCACTCCCGGATTGGCCGTGTGTTCTATGGGGCTGCCTCTGCTGATGGGGCTTTAGGGACCAAGTTCAAAATCCACTCACAGAAAGATTTGAACCATCGCTTTGAGGTTTACAAAGGAGTCTTGAGGAAACAGTGTGAGGATCTTAATGGGTTGGACGACCACATCAGAAAGCAAAGTTTAGAGGAACATAGATAA
- the alkbh6 gene encoding alpha-ketoglutarate-dependent dioxygenase alkB homolog 6 isoform X3 — protein MLAEKIPDWLQTYCEKISSLGAFSGKTANHVLVNEYKQGEGIMPHEDGPLYHPTVTTISLGSHTLLDFYTPVSSLEDDALQTEENRYLFSLLVKPRSLLILQDEMYQRLLHGIQPHAQDTLTDKVVNLSASGALPGETLTRDTRVSLTIRHVPKVIKTKLVLGRK, from the coding sequence ATGCTGGCAGAGAAGATTCCTGACTGGCTTCAGACGTACTGTGAGAAGATTTCCTCTCTAGGTGCATTCAGTGGGAAAACAGCCAATCATGTGTTGGTGAATGAGTATAAACAAGGAGAGGGAATAATGCCTCATGAAGACGGCCCTCTGTACCACCCCACTGTCACCACCATCAGTCTGGGCTCTCACACCCTCCTTGACTTCTACACACCTGTCAGTAGCCTGGAGGACGATGccctgcagacagaggagaacCGTTACCTCTTCTCCCTGCTGGTGAAGCCACGCAGTCTTCTGATCCTGCAGGATGAAATGTACCAGCGTCTCCTTCATGGCATCCAGCCGCACGCCCAGGACACGCTGACAGACAAGGTGGTGAACCTGTCTGCCTCTGGGGCCCTGCCAGGAGAGACACTGACACGAGACACCAGAGTGTCACTGACAATACGACATGTGCCTAAAGTCATAAAGACAAAGCTTGTACTGGGAAGGAAATGA
- the alkbh6 gene encoding alpha-ketoglutarate-dependent dioxygenase alkB homolog 6 isoform X1, whose translation MISAVGDMEHPTCILEEMKQFVVVDALPTVYYIPDFISEDEESYLLQQVYKSPKTKWTQLSGRRLQNWGGLPHPKGMLAEKIPDWLQTYCEKISSLGAFSGKTANHVLVNEYKQGEGIMPHEDGPLYHPTVTTISLGSHTLLDFYTPVSSLEDDALQTEENRYLFSLLVKPRSLLILQDEMYQRLLHGIQPHAQDTLTDKVVNLSASGALPGETLTRDTRVSLTIRHVPKVIKTKLVLGRK comes from the exons ATGATATCTGCGGTTG GAGACATGGAACACCCAACTTGTATTTTGGAGGAAATGAAGCAGTTTGTCGTAGTTGATGCCCTACCAACAGTGTATTACATCCCAGATTTCATATCAGAAGATGAAGAGTCCTATCTTCTGCAGCAGGTCTACAAGTCTCCAAAGACTAAATGGACTCAGCTGTCAGGCCGAAGGCTTCAGAACTGGGGAGGGTTACCACACCCCAAAGGCATGCTGGCAGAGAAGATTCCTGACTGGCTTCAGACGTACTGTGAGAAGATTTCCTCTCTAGGTGCATTCAGTGGGAAAACAGCCAATCATGTGTTGGTGAATGAGTATAAACAAGGAGAGGGAATAATGCCTCATGAAGACGGCCCTCTGTACCACCCCACTGTCACCACCATCAGTCTGGGCTCTCACACCCTCCTTGACTTCTACACACCTGTCAGTAGCCTGGAGGACGATGccctgcagacagaggagaacCGTTACCTCTTCTCCCTGCTGGTGAAGCCACGCAGTCTTCTGATCCTGCAGGATGAAATGTACCAGCGTCTCCTTCATGGCATCCAGCCGCACGCCCAGGACACGCTGACAGACAAGGTGGTGAACCTGTCTGCCTCTGGGGCCCTGCCAGGAGAGACACTGACACGAGACACCAGAGTGTCACTGACAATACGACATGTGCCTAAAGTCATAAAGACAAAGCTTGTACTGGGAAGGAAATGA
- the alkbh6 gene encoding alpha-ketoglutarate-dependent dioxygenase alkB homolog 6 isoform X2: MEHPTCILEEMKQFVVVDALPTVYYIPDFISEDEESYLLQQVYKSPKTKWTQLSGRRLQNWGGLPHPKGMLAEKIPDWLQTYCEKISSLGAFSGKTANHVLVNEYKQGEGIMPHEDGPLYHPTVTTISLGSHTLLDFYTPVSSLEDDALQTEENRYLFSLLVKPRSLLILQDEMYQRLLHGIQPHAQDTLTDKVVNLSASGALPGETLTRDTRVSLTIRHVPKVIKTKLVLGRK; this comes from the coding sequence ATGGAACACCCAACTTGTATTTTGGAGGAAATGAAGCAGTTTGTCGTAGTTGATGCCCTACCAACAGTGTATTACATCCCAGATTTCATATCAGAAGATGAAGAGTCCTATCTTCTGCAGCAGGTCTACAAGTCTCCAAAGACTAAATGGACTCAGCTGTCAGGCCGAAGGCTTCAGAACTGGGGAGGGTTACCACACCCCAAAGGCATGCTGGCAGAGAAGATTCCTGACTGGCTTCAGACGTACTGTGAGAAGATTTCCTCTCTAGGTGCATTCAGTGGGAAAACAGCCAATCATGTGTTGGTGAATGAGTATAAACAAGGAGAGGGAATAATGCCTCATGAAGACGGCCCTCTGTACCACCCCACTGTCACCACCATCAGTCTGGGCTCTCACACCCTCCTTGACTTCTACACACCTGTCAGTAGCCTGGAGGACGATGccctgcagacagaggagaacCGTTACCTCTTCTCCCTGCTGGTGAAGCCACGCAGTCTTCTGATCCTGCAGGATGAAATGTACCAGCGTCTCCTTCATGGCATCCAGCCGCACGCCCAGGACACGCTGACAGACAAGGTGGTGAACCTGTCTGCCTCTGGGGCCCTGCCAGGAGAGACACTGACACGAGACACCAGAGTGTCACTGACAATACGACATGTGCCTAAAGTCATAAAGACAAAGCTTGTACTGGGAAGGAAATGA
- the osgepl1 gene encoding probable tRNA N6-adenosine threonylcarbamoyltransferase, mitochondrial: MIMFPSKGKILQRLLQHRHTFWCSPPFGKAACSRLVLGIETSCDDTGAAVLDDKGAILGESLHSQKEIHLRSGGIIPTVAQHLHRENIERVVQEALERSGVDPRQLTAVATTVKPGLALSLGVGLEFSKRFVRQHNKPFIPIHHMEAHALTVRMLHPVAFPFLVLLISGGHSLLAVARGVDDFLLLGHSLDEAPGDTLDKVGRRLSLRKHPQCSTLSGGQAIELLAKDGDRTRFPFRTPMGQNFDCCFSFAGLRNQITMTIMKTEAEEGIEQGTLLSCVNDIAAATQHSVASHLAKRTHRAILFCKANGLLPSSSPTLVVSGGVASNQYIRKALAIITETTGLHLLCPPAKFCTDNGVMIAWNGVERLREGKGILPPNVDVYYEPKAPLGVDMTAEVKTAAIRLPSVKIKISN, from the exons ATGATCATGTTCCCTTCAAAAGGTAAAATCCTGCAGAGGCtgctacagcatagacacacattTTGGTGCTCTCCTCCATTTGGAAAAGCCGCCTGCTCCAGGCTGGTTCTGGGTATTGAGACAAGCTGCGATGACACTGGAGCTGCTGTTTTGGACGACAAAGGTGCAATACTGGGAGAGTCTCTGCATTCACAGAAAGAAATACATCTGAG GTCTGGTGGCATCATCCCCACAGTGGCACAACACCTCCACAGAGAAAACATAGAGCGCGTGGTCCAGGAGGCTTTGGAGAGAAGTGGCGTGGATCCAAGGCAGCTCACGGCTGTGGCCACCACAGTGAAGCCAGGCTTGGCCCTGAGCTTGGGTGTTGGTCTTGAGTTCAGTAAGAGGTTTGTTAGGCAGCACAACAAGCCGTTCATCCCCATCCACCACATGGAAGCCCACGCCCTGACCGTGAGGATGCTTCACCCTGTCGCCTTCCCCTTCCTGGTCCTGCTCATTTCTGGTGGTCACTCACTTCTCGCTGTGGCTCGAGGAGTCGACGACTTTCTGCTTCTGGGTCACTCTCTGGATGAAGCTCCAGGGGACACACTGGATAAA GTGGGAAGACGTTTGTCCCTCAGAAAACACCCGCAGTGCTCCACGCTGAGTGGAGGACAAGCTATAGAGCTTCTGGCAAAGGATGGTGACAGGACGAGGTTCCCTTTCAGGACACCTATGGGGCAAAATTTTGACTGTTGCTTTTCTTTCGCTGGACTACGGAATCAAATTACAAtgacaataatgaaaacagaggcagaagaAG gtATAGAACAGGGGACACTGCTGTCATGTGTGAATGACATTGCAGCTGCCACACAGCACAGTGTAGCGTCTCATCTTGCTAAGCGCACACATCGTGCCATCTTGTTCTGTAAGGCAAATGGCCTGCTGCCGTCAAGCAGTCCCACCTTG gtggTGTCTGGAGGAGTTGCCAGCAACCAGTATATCCGGAAGGCCTTGGCTATTATCACTGAGACGACAGGACTACACCTGCTCTGTCCTCCAGCCAAATTCTGCACTGACAATGGAGTGATGATTGCATG GAATGGTGTTGAACGcctgagagaaggaaaagggaTACTACCTCCAAATGTAGATGTCTACTATGAGCCAAA GGCACCGCTGGGTGTTGATATGACAGCAGAGGTGAAGACAGCAGCGATCAGGTTGCCGTCAGTCAAAATCAAGATCTccaactga
- the fkbp7 gene encoding peptidyl-prolyl cis-trans isomerase FKBP7: MHKMWKVVSCTLCFFLSSQLLLRSVWATTDELDGEVKIEVLFKPEECTQTSKKGDLMNVHYDGYLAKDGSQFYCSRSDKHGHPQWFVLGVGQVIKGLDVGMMGMCTGEKRKITVPPALAFGEKGKDPVPPNATVVFEVEVYSVSRGPRSVEAFRQMDLDKNKILTKSEVKEHLKLSYEKGGKPRDDSFYEKIITDIFHKSDRDRDGLISANEYNIYEHDEL; the protein is encoded by the exons ATGCACAAGATGTGGAAAGTAGTGAGCTGCACACTGTGCTTCTTTCTATCTTCACAGCTCCTCTTACGGTCTGTCTGGGCCACAACGGATGAGCTGGACGGAGAGGTCAAGATTGAAGTTTTGTTTAAGCCCGAGGAGTGCACTCAAACGAGTAAAAAAGGCGATCTGATGAACGTTCACTACGATGGGTACCTCGCCAAAGATGGTTCCCAGTTCTACTGCAG TCGATCAGACAAACATGGGCACCCTCAGTGGTTTGTGCTGGGTGTTGGACAAGTCATCAAGGGCCTGGATGTCGGCATGATGGGCATGTGTACCGGAGAGAAACGAAAAATAACTGTTCCACCTGCCCTGGCGTttggagaaaaaggaaaag ATCCAGTGCCGCCCAATGCTACGGTGGTCTTTGAGGTGGAGGTCTACTCAGTGTCCAGGGGGCCGCGCAGTGTAGAAGCTTTCAGACAGATGGAccttgataaaaacaaaattctcaCTAAGTCTGAG GTAAAAGAACATTTGAAACTGAGTTATGAAAAAGGAGGGAAGCCACGTGATGACTCTTTCTATGAGAAGATCATAACTGATATATTCCACAAGAGTGACCGCGACAGAGACGGACTGATCAGTGCAAATGAGTATAAtatttatgagcatgatgagctCTAG